One window from the genome of Salvia splendens isolate huo1 chromosome 9, SspV2, whole genome shotgun sequence encodes:
- the LOC121748865 gene encoding uncharacterized protein LOC121748865 isoform X1: protein MAMKSESGTPLPRIGKIGPYTVFMTPPSTPNAEPKRESLQAPSPPPVMAPPAQFYKENPSSFTFFWDALAKLQTAYASLDEHVAHWFGLNQSKYQWALDDYYESNGKNQNEEKPQVKPSKTQNV from the exons ATGGCAATGAAGAGTGAATCAGGTACTCCGCTGCCGAGGATCGGGAAGATCGGGCCTTACACGGTGTTCATGACGCCTCCATCCACGCCGAATGCAGAGCCCAAGCGGGAATCTCTCCAAGCTCCCTCGCCGCCGCCAGTGATGGCTCCGCCTGCCCAATTCTATAAAGAAAACccttcttcttttactttcttctgGGACGCTCTAGCCAAGCTTCAAACTG CGTATGCGAGTTTAGACGAGCATGTTGCACACTGGTTTGGCTTGAATCAGTCAAAATAtcagtgggcattggatgatTACTATGAAAGCAATGGAAAG AATCAGAACGAGGAAAAACCACAGGTTAAACCGAGCAAAACACAGAATGTGTGA
- the LOC121748865 gene encoding uncharacterized protein LOC121748865 isoform X3, which produces MAMKSESGTPLPRIGKIGPYTVFMTPPSTPNAEPKRESLQAPSPPPVMAPPAQFYKENPSSFTFFWDALAKLQTAYASLDEHVAHWFGLNQSKYQWALDDYYESNGKMTSTAESERGKTTG; this is translated from the exons ATGGCAATGAAGAGTGAATCAGGTACTCCGCTGCCGAGGATCGGGAAGATCGGGCCTTACACGGTGTTCATGACGCCTCCATCCACGCCGAATGCAGAGCCCAAGCGGGAATCTCTCCAAGCTCCCTCGCCGCCGCCAGTGATGGCTCCGCCTGCCCAATTCTATAAAGAAAACccttcttcttttactttcttctgGGACGCTCTAGCCAAGCTTCAAACTG CGTATGCGAGTTTAGACGAGCATGTTGCACACTGGTTTGGCTTGAATCAGTCAAAATAtcagtgggcattggatgatTACTATGAAAGCAATGGAAAG ATGACATCGACTGCAGAATCAGAACGAGGAAAAACCACAGGTTAA
- the LOC121748865 gene encoding uncharacterized protein LOC121748865 isoform X2 — protein MAMKSESGTPLPRIGKIGPYTVFMTPPSTPNAEPKRESLQAPSPPPVMAPPAQFYKENPSSFTFFWDALAKLQTAYASLDEHVAHWFGLNQSKYQWALDDYYESNGKGPMLVACSKAFAICF, from the exons ATGGCAATGAAGAGTGAATCAGGTACTCCGCTGCCGAGGATCGGGAAGATCGGGCCTTACACGGTGTTCATGACGCCTCCATCCACGCCGAATGCAGAGCCCAAGCGGGAATCTCTCCAAGCTCCCTCGCCGCCGCCAGTGATGGCTCCGCCTGCCCAATTCTATAAAGAAAACccttcttcttttactttcttctgGGACGCTCTAGCCAAGCTTCAAACTG CGTATGCGAGTTTAGACGAGCATGTTGCACACTGGTTTGGCTTGAATCAGTCAAAATAtcagtgggcattggatgatTACTATGAAAGCAATGGAAAG GGTCCGATGTTAGTTGCATGTAGCAAGGCATTTGCAATATGTTTCTAG